A part of Aspergillus flavus chromosome 1, complete sequence genomic DNA contains:
- a CDS encoding nuclear protein, with translation MSSTSQALAKRHTETSLMPPPPPPKRIKRPATVLNEDVYTNTLSDIIARDYFPGLLEVQVKQEYLEAIDSRDKEWIATSKKRLTDLMLTPERARNRPGSSGPTMTTNPTEDRHAGDTPSGWGGDTPMSIVSMASSSPAQHLKDNNAPSLSNLGLLEFQAKYTSEDNESFNKLLDKQNTKRREKYAWIWSGNKIPSARQIAHYQREVKQIEEQGLNPYQDKQLATKKDLDSRPAKPDSWKARSENSLMFMPSSVEDTLETLQQKAEASSRAGPKRVVCQNTRLPDEGFQAAQDGGALPPLPSISAIKDAIAGRPCPTNSEAGYSGSETPRVNGYAFVDEDEPDYPINIVSKDSHTDFLEDLRLLGTGDKTPNPFQIKENRRREDLHHRIVNRVARKKRAEKVAQETKSPVTMTPRFASSPRLDFGLRTPGRATVGGGGSTKLLTPAAQKLLHRMGNTPRPTESSSSNLKNVWTPTPRRAK, from the coding sequence ATGTCTTCCACATCGCAAGCTTTGGCTAAGCGCCATACCGAAACCAGTCTAAtgccccctcctccccccccGAAACGCATTAAACGACCTGCTACTGTCCTTAACGAAGATGTATATACAAATACCTTATCTGACATCATTGCACGAGACTACTTCCCGGGGCTTCTGGAGGTGCAAGTGAAGCAAGAGTACCTCGAAGCAATCGACTCCAGGGACAAAGAATGGATTGCTACGTCCAAGAAAAGACTTACCGACTTGATGTTGACTCCGGAAAGAGCTCGGAACCGCCCTGGTTCATCGGGCCCCACAATGACAACCAACCCTACAGAAGACAGGCATGCAGGGGATACTCCTTCGGGTTGGGGTGGGGATACGCCAATGTCAATCGTATCCATGGCCTCTTCATCACCCGCTCAGCATTTGAAAGACAATAATGCTCCAAGCCTGTCCAATCTCGGGCTGCTCGAGTTCCAAGCGAAATATACCAGTGAAGATAACGAGTCCTTCAACAAGCTGCTAGACAAGCAAAATACGAAACGTCGAGAAAAATATGCATGGATCTGGAGCGGCAACAAGATCCCGTCCGCGCGACAGATTGCCCATTATCAACGGGAAGTCAAACAAATCGAGGAACAGGGTCTTAATCCCTATCAAGACAAGCAACTAGCAACTAAGAAGGACCTTGACTCTCGGCCCGCGAAACCGGACTCATGGAAGGCCAGATCGGAGAATTCTCTCATGTTCATGCCCTCGTCTGTTGAAGACACTCTCGAGACGCTCCAGCAGAAAGCAGAAGCGTCCTCAAGGGCAGGGCCCAAGCGGGTGGTGTGTCAGAATACCCGACTACCAGATGAGGGGTTTCAAGCTGCACAAGATGGAGGCGCGCTTCCGCCTTTGCCATCAATTTCTGCTATTAAGGATGCTATTGCCGGACGTCCCTGCCCTACTAATTCAGAAGCGGGCTATAGTGGGAGTGAGACGCCACGAGTGAATGGATACGCCTTcgtggatgaagatgaaccaGATTACCCAATAAATATCGTGTCGAAAGACAGTCATACGGACTTTTTAGAGGACCTTCGATTGTTGGGTACAGGTGATAAAACCCCAAATCCGTTTCAAATCAAGGAGAACCGAAGGCGCGaagatctccatcatcgCATAGTAAACCGCGTTGCGAGAAAGAAACGAGCCGAGAAAGTTGCGCAAGAGACTAAATCTCCAGTCACCATGACGCCGCGTTTCGCCAGTAGCCCCCGGCTAGACTTTGGATTGCGTACGCCTGGCAGAGCAACAGTGGGAGGAGGTGGATCAACTAAGTTGTTGACTCCAGCAGCACAAAAACTATTACACCGTATGGGGAACACTCCTCGGCCCACAGAGTCGTCTTCATCGAACCTGAAGAATGTATGGACTCCGACTCCACGAAGAGCCAAATAG